In one Xiphophorus couchianus chromosome 17, X_couchianus-1.0, whole genome shotgun sequence genomic region, the following are encoded:
- the LOC114160747 gene encoding sodium-coupled neutral amino acid transporter 2-like, which produces MGSTTEMKCLNAPQDDDSCSSNSNDFAYSDFIERNPLNGQYPDADSENQNFLSDHNPSKKKYETEHHHSRASFSMFVLNLCNAIMGSGILGLSFAMANTGIALFVILLVSVAIFSLYSVHLLLKTANEAGALVYESLGHKAFGIPGKLAASCSITMQNIGVMSSYLYIIKYELSVVIQSFTGASDGEWYINGDYLVILVSIIVILPLSLLRNLGYLSYTSGLSLLCMVFFLIVVIIKKFQIPCPLPILDAGNETMHMFNSTPHSDNVTTDDDTCKPKYFVYNSQTVYAIPILTFAFVCHPTILPMYDELKDRSRRKMQNVANVSFLAMFIMYLLAALFGYLTFNIHVGPELLHTYSKFYKHDILLLVVRLAVLAAVTLTVPVVLFPIRTSVGHLLFPKKDFSWIRHVIITLSLLAGTNILVIFVSSIRDIFGFIGASAAAMLIFILPSAFYLRLVKKESMKSMQKIGALMFLILGFAVMFVCMTLIIYDWIVNSMKDQGH; this is translated from the exons ATGGGTTCTACAACTGAGATGAAATGTCTGAACGCTCCTCAAGACGACGACAGCTGCAGCTCCAACAGCAACGACTTTGCGTACTCTGACTTTATCGAGAGGAATCCTCTCAATGG GCAATACCCAGATGCTGATTCAGAGAATCAAAACTTCCTCTCTGATCATAACCCAAGCAAGAAGAAATATGAAACTGAACAT CACCACAGCAGGGCCTCATTCAGCATGTTTGTCTTGAACCTGTGTAATGCCATCATGGGCAGCGGCATCCTGGGTCTGTCCTTCGCTATGGCCAACACCGGCATCGCCCTGTTTGT GATTCTCCTGGTTTCTGTTGCCATTTTCTCCTTGTATTCTGTCCACTTGTTGCTAAAGACAGCAAATGAAGCAG gtgCTCTTGTTTACGAGTCATTGGGTCACAAGGCCTTTGGGATCCCAGGCAAACTGGCTGCTTCCTGCTCCATCACCATGCAGAACATTGGAG TCATGTCAAGCTACCTCTACATTATTAAATACGAACTCTCTGTTGTTATTCAGTCCTTTACTGGAGCAAGTGATGG tgaaTGGTACATCAATGGAGATTACCTTGTGATTCTGGTCTCAATTATTGTTATCCTGCCTCTCTCGCTGCTCAGGAACTTGG GTTACCTTAGTTACACCAGTGGTCTGTCTCTACTCTGCATGGTGTTTTTTCTGATTGTG GTGATCATAAAGAAGTTCCAGATTCCATGCCCTCTGCCTATTCTTGACGCTGGAAATGAAACCATGCACATGTTCAACAGCACCCCCCACAGCGACAATGTCACTACAGATGATGACACTTGCAAGCCTAAATACTTTGTCTACAACTCACAG ACTGTCTATGCTATACCCATCCTCACTTTTGCCTTTGTGTGCCACCCTACTATCCTACCCATGTATGATGAGCTCAAAGA CCGGTCACGCCGAAAGATGCAGAATGTGGCCAACGTGTCCTTCCTGGCCATGTTCATCATGTACCTGCTGGCTGCCCTCTTCGGATACCTCACCTTCAACA TCCACGTGGGACCTGAGCTGCTCCACACCTACTCAAAGTTCTACAAGCACGATATTCTCCTGCTGGTTGTTCGTCTGGCTGTGCTGGCCGCCGTCACACTCACGGTTCCTGTGGTGCTCTTCCCT ATTCGTACCTCAGTCGGCCACCTGCTCTTCCCAAAAAAGGACTTCAGCTGGATCCGTCACGTTATTATCACCCTGAGCCTGCTAGCAGGAACCAACATTCTGGTCATCTTTGTCTCCAGCATCAGAGATATTTTTGGCTTCATTG gtgcctctgctgctgcaatGCTGATCTTCATCCTGCCCTCAGCTTTCTATCTCAGACTGGTTAAGAAGGAGTCAATGAAATCCATGCAGAAGATTGGG GCTCTGATGTTCCTGATATTAGGATTTGCTGTCATGTTTGTCTGCATGACTCTTATCATCTACGACTGGATCGTGAACTCTATGAAAGATCAAGGTCACTGA